A stretch of Ferroacidibacillus organovorans DNA encodes these proteins:
- a CDS encoding DUF6431 domain-containing protein, translating to MTAFIRIQIDCPEATHMPIVCLIGLPVNPIMPGHLKDFYLSWVASLLPADQPCIHCANPRTHGHGFYPRSIHFEHFSEFLCIHRRHCPACNQTFGLLPETVAPYQRVAISVQDAVVSELGSGRSYTKVSETISSPLGPLSMQTLKRWYIRGSQQIQSIAPRFSALMLSVQPACLIPSIPHSVRDRTVCFFYAMGEQWHDVGGSGISAAWNALRTMLYLFSPSVSVNRVSYGLSPGHFP from the coding sequence TTGACGGCCTTCATCCGTATCCAAATCGACTGCCCTGAGGCAACTCACATGCCCATCGTATGTCTCATTGGTCTTCCTGTCAATCCAATCATGCCGGGTCATCTGAAAGATTTCTATCTATCTTGGGTGGCGTCGCTCCTGCCGGCAGACCAACCTTGTATTCACTGCGCAAATCCGCGGACGCATGGTCATGGGTTCTATCCCCGTTCCATCCATTTTGAGCACTTTAGCGAATTCCTGTGCATTCATCGTCGCCATTGTCCCGCGTGTAACCAGACATTCGGTCTGCTGCCAGAAACGGTCGCCCCTTACCAACGTGTCGCCATTTCTGTACAGGACGCCGTGGTGTCGGAACTTGGCAGCGGGCGGAGCTATACCAAAGTGTCCGAAACGATTTCTTCTCCTTTGGGCCCACTATCTATGCAGACGTTGAAACGATGGTACATCCGTGGTTCACAGCAAATCCAGAGCATTGCGCCCCGATTTTCCGCATTGATGCTGTCTGTGCAACCAGCGTGTCTCATCCCAAGTATTCCGCATTCAGTTCGCGACCGAACGGTCTGCTTTTTCTATGCAATGGGCGAACAATGGCATGACGTCGGCGGGTCCGGTATTAGCGCCGCATGGAACGCATTGCGCACCATGCTCTATCTGTTCTCCCCATCGGTGTCGGTGAACAGGGTTTCGTATGGCCTTTCACCGGGTCATTTTCCGTAG
- a CDS encoding DDE-type integrase/transposase/recombinase, with translation MLEVEGIVPQGFLKRSTLSAHLRKAGLARAKAIRKSQVWQRYTATRVHEVWQSDVCDSLRVPDPQMNGQMRVARLFAVLDDKSRYICEASYFFRENLPTLEETLKRAISKYGTPEKYYCDNGPVFQATHLTEIAARLEFRVIHSTKFQPQGRGKIEKWFGYVERAFRPEAELCVRQGKIANLDDLNTYFQAWLEQMYHQRVHSTLKKRPAQVVQEAGPLRLVDPLVLQQAFLWTAQAKVDKTACISVQGNTYEVEPALVWNCQIHQEEHGRARSRIASLKRRKKTGSIH, from the coding sequence ATGCTTGAAGTGGAAGGAATCGTCCCACAAGGCTTTTTGAAGAGAAGCACGCTGTCCGCGCACTTACGAAAGGCGGGCCTGGCTCGTGCCAAAGCCATTCGCAAATCTCAGGTGTGGCAACGCTATACAGCCACACGGGTCCACGAAGTCTGGCAAAGCGATGTCTGCGATTCGTTACGCGTCCCTGACCCGCAAATGAACGGCCAGATGCGCGTCGCCCGTTTGTTTGCGGTACTTGACGACAAATCGCGATATATCTGCGAGGCCTCTTACTTTTTCCGGGAGAATCTTCCGACGCTCGAGGAAACCCTGAAGAGAGCGATTTCGAAATACGGAACCCCAGAAAAATACTATTGCGATAATGGACCTGTCTTTCAAGCGACACACCTGACGGAAATCGCCGCCCGTTTGGAATTTCGAGTCATCCACTCTACTAAATTCCAGCCCCAGGGACGCGGCAAGATTGAAAAGTGGTTCGGTTATGTCGAACGTGCCTTTCGTCCTGAAGCGGAGTTGTGTGTGCGACAAGGCAAAATTGCAAACCTAGATGATCTGAACACTTACTTTCAAGCGTGGCTTGAACAGATGTACCACCAACGTGTGCACAGTACGTTGAAAAAGCGTCCCGCCCAAGTGGTGCAGGAAGCTGGGCCACTGCGACTCGTCGACCCGCTTGTCTTACAGCAGGCGTTTTTATGGACGGCACAAGCAAAGGTAGACAAAACAGCCTGTATTTCAGTGCAAGGAAATACGTACGAAGTGGAGCCTGCACTCGTCTGGAATTGTCAAATACACCAAGAGGAGCACGGGCGAGCGCGATCACGTATAGCATCGTTGAAACGGCGAAAGAAAACGGGCTCGATCCATTGA